The genomic stretch CACCAATGCAAGATTTAGTTTAACTTCTCTCTAGGATTGTCATCTCTATTGCTGCTTGACACTTTAATAGAGGTGTAATTTAGGGTTGGCAAGCCTTTAAGTTGATGACATACTTATGTGTGAGTACATGCTGATGGATGACTAAAGAGCAAGATAGAAACGCTGATCTAGAATGGTTGCCCTTCAGGCATTCATAGTGAAGAGATGAACAAAACATACCTgagcttttttcccctcttagAAACATCTTTATTATACAAGATGTCAACCTAGTCACATAGAGCCTAATGGAAGTTTATAATACCCAGAGATGGCCAAACATGCCAACAGATCCATGCTAACTGTCCATAAATATGTGGACAAAAGTTTTGTTGAGTTTCTGGTATTTAACATGAGCATAGAAGTTCTAACCTATTCTGTCATCTTTATGAGAGTAATATGGCGTCATACCTCAACGGGGGTAGCTGGAACTGGTACCTGcaccatctgtttgttttttgacctCTGAGTGACCAGATGCTGTTGCAGAGACTCTACAGCAGCATATACAGGGATCCAGAGAAGTttctattttgcatttgttttgaatttaacAAAGGAAATTACAAATGACACCACCTTAACAACTTGAGTAAATAGTTGAAAAATGCTCATTAAGTTCAGAATCTTAGTATTTGGTCTGCCTTCCTTTAATGACAGCAGCATATGAGTCATTCCACTCCAGTTTGTGCAAAACCTGATAGTCCATGTTATCCCAACATGATCCAACACTGGTCCAATAAGCTTTTTGTGATGTCAGTATTGCTTGTATCCTTTAAGTTCCCCCAACAGTGAGTTGATCTCATGTGACTGTGGAGGAAAGTCCATGATGGATGGCTCTTCTTGATCTTTGGGGGTCATGTTTCACTGTGGATCTGACACACTGTGGTATCATTCCTTCTCATGTTGGTGTCCTTTCTGTTACTGCCAGAAATCTCAAACTtgtaaaaagattttttccATCTACTGTGAAATGTCAGCATGTCTTAAGTCAATCCAAGTGGTTTAGAGGTTTTACTCGTCCTCTGATGCCCATACTGGACCGCCTTTTGAGAGCACTTCTGCTGGTTGGAGTCTTGTGCTCTTTAATTAGCAAATTCTGTGTATGTGGTGAAGTTACTTTATTGCTTTGCTTGATGTATTCATTTTCTGCTCACTTTCGATTGTGCTTTGTGTATAACTGGCCCACTTCAATCCACTTATGATCTGACACTGAGAACATTCctctttgctttgctttgctttgtcaTGTCTGTTGAAACTCGACGCTGAGCCGTATTTATAGCAGGAGAACATTAGCTTGAAGTTGATTAACTTGAACAGGCTTCCAGTGATTTGATCCAAACCTGAGGGTTTTCTGAACGCTGCTTCAGTGGAAGAGAAGCAACTTAAGGTAATCTGATCTTTTGTATGAAGATGGGCAATGGCGCAAATTGGCTTCAGTTTGATTTCTTACCATGAAGTATAgcagaatctgaaatattttttaaattttaaagctTCTTGTGATTGTAAATCTTTTTAAATCCTCaaatttgttgttattttcacatttatatgAGTATGTGATAGATTTTAAATATGGTATAAGGAGATGCAAccttcagtttaaaaaaaaaaaactttgcacTTTGACTGTACCAACATAATTTACTGTTTCTCTCATAACAGATGTTGCAATGGTTGTGGTATAAACCCAGTAactgttttttcatgtttctcatTGTCTTGTGTCAGTTAAGAGGTTGTTTGATGTTGCTGCACTGCTCAGAGTGAAAAACTCTAAGGgatgaaaagtaattaaatatCTTTCCCCCAactttattgcttttattgtcTTCAACGTCTCCCACATTCCTTTTTGGGAACTCCGGTCAAGATTTAACGGAAATTTTATTCAACAGGGGTTTTCTCTCTGCTACTTTACCACAAAGCTTTGACTGGCAAAGACTGtctatttcttaatgatggGTTTAACTGTATTACAAGAGATATTCACTGACTTGGGAATGTTATTGTATCCATCCTCTGACTTATGCTTGTCACTAACCATTtcacaaagtgtttttttttttttttttttaaatatatctttATGGTGTAATTATAGCCAGAACTGCTAATTCACAAATGACTGGTCTTTCCAGATCCAGGTGTCTTTGTATTGTAATAATTTGAAGCACATCCTCTGCGCTCGAATCTccatttcattattatttgacTTTTAGCATCAattggctgctgctgttttcagctGGATAAGTCATTTTTAACAGGAGTGAACACTAACGCAATAACaaagttttatgttttaaacttttttatcatttgacaTTCCTTATtatgaaatctgttttcatgtaaacatgtttatctgTGCTTACACTGTCAATTTTAGaaccaccaccaacaacaaaaacaaaaaaattaaattgtgGCTactttgcgtgtgtgtgtgagttaaatCTGTTATGCAATTCCTTTAATTATGGTGGCAGCATGCCTATTCTAGCTACATACCATATGTGTCTGGTATGCAGCCGATGTGTATAAACTAGTTGCAGGAATTGTGCTTTCATCATACTGTGTTTATACAGACTGCGGAGTAAGGCACCCCAGCACCATTTGCTGAGTTCAGTTTTGCCTGAAAGTAGCTGCCTCTTCTGCCGCACTCCAACATGACATCCATGACATCCACCTGTGTGAAGATGATTCACTCCCTCTACAAGCAGGGAGCAGAGGGAAGCCCTTGTAATCCTGTGAAATTCAAAGGTCAAGACTTTAAGCAGCTCAAGGAGACTCTGCTTCGAGAGGGGAAAAAGTTCGAGGATGAAACTTTCCCAGCAAACATCGGCTCTCTGGGAAAAATTGAGGACTTCACAGCTGAGGAGCTGAAAGAAGTGAAGTGGTGTCGACCACATGTAGGTAaacttgtacattttcaaaatttttgaaaatgcatgcagtgttttaaagaaatttgGAACATGCAAATGTCTCTCACCTTTTACAGGAGCTTAACCCCAACCCTTCATTCGTTGTGGATGTAGTTTCAAGGTTTGATTTTAAGCAAGGAAGTGTTGGTATGCAAACTTagtcatttacagtaaagaccACCATGAAAAAAGCTTTCTATTTAGGGACAAGGCTTTTTCTAACATTAAATAATTAGGATCTGCCCTTGCATCCAGGCAACTGCTGGTTTCTTTCATCCATCGGAGCGCTGACTAAACGCAGATCCTTGATGGTACAAGTGGTGCTTCCAGATCAAAGCTTCAAGGATAATTATGCGGGGATATTTCACTTCAGGGTAAAGTGATCTTCACTTGTCAGTCAAATGGAATGCAGACAATCCTTCTctgatttcaatttttttttaaaaaggtaaaaatacttttttaagtGTGTGCTGATTTGAATGCTTCCTTTCACCTTTGAAGTTTTGGAGATTTGGAAAATGGGTGGAAGTTGTCATCGATGACTTGTTGCCAACTCTCCACGAGCAGCTTGTGTCAGTTTACTCCAGGTCTGGAGCAGAGTTCTGGGCTCCTCTACTGGAGAAAGCATATGCCAAGTATGTAATTCAGGCTCACTCTGTACTGAAATGGATGTAAATACACGTAAAGCAAAAATCTTTGCCTGTTAGAAAAACTGACTCCAAACATTTTGACACACACGTCCTAACAAAGCCACAAATTCAGTGCTGCAATAATCAAAGATCTCATTTCTTGCTTCAGGGTTTGTGGATCTTATGGAGACATGATCGCTGGTCTCCCACCTGAAGCCTTGAAGGACTTCAGTGGAGGTGTCCATATGAACTACAATCTGTCCAAACCCCCGTCTGACCTGTGGGATGTCATGATCAGGGCCACGCAGTGCGAAACGATGATGGGATGTGCAACTTTTGATGGGGTAAAGAAACAGGAATATCCCTCTTTAGATTAGGACatagaagtttaaaaaaattcatcacCCACTTTAAATGCtgaattatatatttttcaggagaaaggagaagagtACAGTAAAAAGTTTGGTCTGGTAGCAGGTCACGCCTTCGCTGTAACAGGAGTCAAGCAGGTTTGTGCTTTATGTCTTTTTCTTCTATGTATACATTTCTGATTGTTTTGATGAAATCAGATGTAGACCTCCTCAAACGGTGGCTCTGCACTTGCCAAGAATTACACCATGCTGTGGTATTTTggtttgctttctgtttttactgtcacTGTCCAGATTTTACTTTGATTAAACAGGTCGAGAGTCAAGGGAAAAAGGTGAATCTGGTGAGGATCTGGAACCCGTGGGGTGAGAAAGAATGGACTGGAGGTTGGAGTGACCAGTAAGTGAAAAGCTGTAACATATTGCCTCTCATCAAAAGCTGTCATCCTCTTATTGTGCTAACAGACTAAAGTCTCAACACTACTGATTTGTGTTCCAGGTCAACACTGTGGAGTACTGTGAGCAAGGAGGTCCGGGAGGAGTGTTTGAAAGTGCGCGATGATGGAGAATTCTGGTAAAGTTatcaaaataaaaagagaaaaagaggtaCTGAAAGTTAACATCTCTAAAGTTAGCGTAACTTGCTATATGTTCTGACTctgagcatatttttttttttgaaagagtgTCTTTGGAATATTTCTGAGATCAACTTGACTCAGTATTTTAGACTTCATCCATCTAACAGCAAGATATTTCAGTCAAAACCAAATTACAGAAGGAAAAGTCACCATAGTTAGTAGTCATCATTGTTGGGGGAAATCAAAGCCATTTATCAGATAAGTTTTGGAACATTTAAATATGCGCCAAGTTGTTA from Amphiprion ocellaris isolate individual 3 ecotype Okinawa chromosome 14, ASM2253959v1, whole genome shotgun sequence encodes the following:
- the LOC111580017 gene encoding calpain-1 catalytic subunit-like isoform X2 is translated as MTSMTSTCVKMIHSLYKQGAEGSPCNPVKFKGQDFKQLKETLLREGKKFEDETFPANIGSLGKIEDFTAEELKEVKWCRPHVGNCWFLSSIGALTKRRSLMVQVVLPDQSFKDNYAGIFHFRFWRFGKWVEVVIDDLLPTLHEQLVSVYSRSGAEFWAPLLEKAYAKVCGSYGDMIAGLPPEALKDFSGGVHMNYNLSKPPSDLWDVMIRATQCETMMGCATFDGEKGEEYSKKFGLVAGHAFAVTGVKQVESQGKKVNLVRIWNPWGEKEWTGGWSDQSTLWSTVSKEVREECLKVRDDGEFWMTLEDFCTYFEGLDICCDSPNFVDDDAVCQWNCSLKEGRWESGKSAGGGDYETEGFWTNPQYRLTVKNIKGGNNILLSLLQKPDEEYRSKVTYYYIGFTIYKVPSGTPKGRLSPSDVQDAPPPKASVFEETREKIEMHSLEAGEYLIIPSTCDPGKTASFIITIYSKAETEIE
- the LOC111580017 gene encoding calpain-1 catalytic subunit-like isoform X1, which translates into the protein MTSMTSTCVKMIHSLYKQGAEGSPCNPVKFKGQDFKQLKETLLREGKKFEDETFPANIGSLGKIEDFTAEELKEVKWCRPHELNPNPSFVVDVVSRFDFKQGSVGNCWFLSSIGALTKRRSLMVQVVLPDQSFKDNYAGIFHFRFWRFGKWVEVVIDDLLPTLHEQLVSVYSRSGAEFWAPLLEKAYAKVCGSYGDMIAGLPPEALKDFSGGVHMNYNLSKPPSDLWDVMIRATQCETMMGCATFDGEKGEEYSKKFGLVAGHAFAVTGVKQVESQGKKVNLVRIWNPWGEKEWTGGWSDQSTLWSTVSKEVREECLKVRDDGEFWMTLEDFCTYFEGLDICCDSPNFVDDDAVCQWNCSLKEGRWESGKSAGGGDYETEGFWTNPQYRLTVKNIKGGNNILLSLLQKPDEEYRSKVTYYYIGFTIYKVPSGTPKGRLSPSDVQDAPPPKASVFEETREKIEMHSLEAGEYLIIPSTCDPGKTASFIITIYSKAETEIE